One window of Mycobacteriales bacterium genomic DNA carries:
- a CDS encoding SDR family oxidoreductase: MQHGDPPTVIVVGGTSGIGAAVASSFIASGARVHALGLRAEAAPESLRRDAHVAELDVTEPEALESAIGQVPQLQVLVNAAGIIRRDAEFEPQVFAEVLQVNLVATMRACVAAYPALKVTGGSIVNLASMLSFFGGARVPGYAASKGGIAQLTKSLAVAWGPDGIRVNAVAPGWIRTELTGALHSDAAASDQIVGRTPLGRWGEPSDVADVVAFLAGPQARFITGAIVPVDGGYLAA; this comes from the coding sequence GTGCAACACGGCGATCCGCCCACCGTGATCGTGGTCGGGGGCACCAGCGGCATCGGAGCCGCCGTCGCGTCGTCATTCATCGCCTCCGGTGCCCGGGTGCACGCGCTGGGTCTGCGCGCGGAGGCCGCACCCGAGTCGCTTCGGCGGGACGCGCACGTCGCCGAGCTCGACGTCACGGAGCCGGAGGCACTGGAGTCGGCGATCGGTCAGGTGCCGCAGCTGCAGGTACTGGTGAACGCAGCCGGGATCATCCGGCGGGACGCAGAGTTCGAGCCCCAGGTGTTCGCCGAGGTGCTGCAGGTCAACCTGGTCGCCACCATGCGCGCCTGCGTCGCCGCCTACCCGGCGCTGAAGGTCACCGGTGGCAGCATCGTGAACCTCGCGTCCATGTTGAGCTTCTTCGGCGGCGCCCGGGTGCCGGGCTACGCCGCGAGCAAGGGCGGGATCGCCCAACTGACGAAGTCATTGGCGGTGGCCTGGGGCCCCGACGGGATCCGGGTCAACGCCGTGGCCCCGGGATGGATCCGCACCGAACTCACCGGGGCGCTCCATTCGGACGCCGCGGCGAGCGACCAGATCGTCGGACGCACCCCGCTCGGCCGGTGGGGGGAGCCGTCCGACGTCGCCGACGTCGTGGCGTTCCTCGCCGGCCCGCAGGCGCGGTTCATCACCGGGGCTATCGTCCCGGTCGACGGCGGCTACCTGGCCGCCTGA
- a CDS encoding 2,4'-dihydroxyacetophenone dioxygenase family protein gives MTSSGVVIAPSAYIPAEIAIPAVPEDERLWVPQADNVWFRPLMFNTVIGQWCNLLKVTRSGIVSRHRHPGAVFGYVIRGKWHYYEHPWVAEAGHFVYEPPGEIHTLSVPEDCDEMITFFNISGAMIYVDDDGVQNGYEDVFTKIDRCRAHYESVGLGADFVQQFIR, from the coding sequence ATGACATCGTCGGGCGTAGTCATCGCCCCGTCGGCCTACATCCCCGCGGAGATCGCGATTCCCGCGGTGCCGGAGGACGAGCGGCTGTGGGTGCCGCAGGCGGACAACGTGTGGTTCCGGCCCCTGATGTTCAACACGGTCATCGGGCAGTGGTGCAACCTGCTGAAGGTCACCCGGTCCGGCATCGTGTCGCGTCACCGGCACCCGGGTGCGGTGTTCGGCTACGTCATCCGGGGCAAGTGGCACTACTACGAGCACCCGTGGGTCGCCGAGGCCGGTCATTTCGTCTACGAGCCGCCCGGCGAGATCCACACGCTGTCCGTGCCCGAGGACTGCGACGAGATGATCACGTTCTTCAACATCTCCGGGGCGATGATCTACGTCGACGACGATGGGGTGCAGAACGGGTACGAGGACGTCTTCACCAAGATCGACCGGTGCCGGGCGCACTACGAGTCGGTCGGCCTCGGCGCCGACTTCGTGCAGCAGTTCATCCGCTGA